In Hevea brasiliensis isolate MT/VB/25A 57/8 chromosome 13, ASM3005281v1, whole genome shotgun sequence, a single genomic region encodes these proteins:
- the LOC110669673 gene encoding somatic embryogenesis receptor kinase 1 — protein MSLAVFLFAFFVFMSKETRVRANTELRALMDMKAALDPEDKYLSSWTNNGDPCDGSFEGIACNDYGQVANISLQGKGLRGKLSPAIAGLMHLTGLYLHYNSLCGKMPKEIANLKGLSDLYLNVNNLSGEIPPEIGDMENLQVLQLCYNQFTGSIPTQLGSLKKLNVLALQSNQLTGAIPASLGDMGVLMRLDLSFNSFFGSIPTKLADAPLLEVLDVRNNSLSGNVPLALKRLSDGFLYQNNLGLCGAGFMNLKACNASDHINPSRPEPFGPDSTGLPTREIPETANLQLPCNQTHCSNSSRTHQAAVVVGTIILTIALSVIGILTFTQYRRQKQKLGSSFEISDSRPSTDQAKGVYRKNGSPLISLEYSNGWDPLADGRNFSGHEEDVFRSFMFNLDEVETAAQYFSEVNLLGKSNFSATYKGILRDGSVVAIKSISKTSCKSEEAEFLKGLNILTSLRHENLVRLRGFCCSRGRGECFLIYDFVPNGNLLQYLDVKDGDGCVLEWSTRVSIVKGIAKGIAYLHGYKVNKPALIHQNITAQKVLLDQRRYPLLADSGLQNLLTNDIVFSALKASAAMGYLAPEYAATGRFTDKSDVYAFGVIVFQVLSGKREVTNLVRLAAESCTFQDYIDPNLHGRFDEYEAAKLARIAWLCAHESPIERPSMEAIVQELGNCSSCL, from the exons ATGAGTCTTGCTGTTTTCCTCTTTGCTTTCTTTGTTTTCATGTCCAAGGAAACTCGGGTTCGTGCAAACACCGAGCTAAGAGCGCTCATGGACATGAAAGCTGCCTTGGACCCCGAGGACAAGTACCTATCTTCATGGACCAATAATGGCGACCCATGTGATGGTTCCTTTGAGGGTATAGCCTGCAACGATTATGGTCAAGTGGCTAATATTTCCTTGCAGGGAAAGGGGCTCCGTGGGAAGCTATCTCCTGCTATTGCTGGGTTAATGCACTTGACAGGCCTCTACTTGCATTATAACTCTCTGTGTGGTAAGATGCCCAAGGAAATAGCTAACTTGAAGGGGCTTAGTGACTTGTACTTGAATGTGAATAATCTCTCTGGAGAAATACCTCCTGAGATCGGAGACATGGAGAATTTGCAAG TTTTGCAGCTTTGTTATAACCAGTTCACCGGAAGCATACCCACCCAGTTAGGATCTTTGAAGAAGCTTAATGTTCTTGCTCTGCAATCCAATCAACTCACTGGTGCAATCCCTGCAAGTTTAGGTGATATGGGCGTGTTGATGAGACTAGATTTAAGTTTTAATAGTTTCTTTGGTTCGATTCCTACCAAACTAGCCGATGCTCCTCTGCTTGAAGTTCTGGATGTCCGGAACAACTCTCTCTCTGGCAATGTACCACTGG CTCTTAAGAGACTGAGTGACGGATTCTTATACCAAAACAACCTGGGATTATGTGGTGCTGGCTTTATGAATTTGAAAGCTTGCAATGCATCAGATCATATTAATCCGAGCAGACCTGAACCCTTTGGACCAGATTCGACTGGTTTGCCAACAAGGGAGATTCCTGAAACTGCAAATTTGCAGCTGCCTTGCAACCAAACGCACTGTTCAAATTCATCGAGAACCCATCAGGCTGCAGTTGTTGTTGGCACAATCATCTTGACTATTGCATTGTCCGTTATAGGAATTCTGACATTTACTCAGTACCGTCGCCAAAAGCAGAAGCTTGGTAGCTCATTTGAAATTTCTGATAGTCGTCCAAGTACAGATCAGGCCAAGGGGGTTTACAGGAAGAATGGCTCTCCTCTAATCAGTCTTGAGTACTCTAATGGATGGGATCCTTTAGCGGATGGTAGGAATTTCAGTGGGCATGAGGAAGATGTCTTCCGGAGCTTCATGTTCAACTTGGATGAGGTGGAGACTGCTGCACAGTACTTCTCAGAAGTGAATTTGTTGGGTAAGAGTAACTTTTCTGCAACATACAAGGGAATTTTGAGAGATGGCTCTGTTGTTGCTATCAAGAGCATTAGTAAAACTAGCTGCAAGTCGGAGGAGGCTGAATTTTTGAAGGGATTGAATATTTTGACCTCGCTGAGGCATGAGAATTTAGTGAGGTTGAGAGGATTTTGTTGTTCAAGGGGCCGTGGGGAGTGCTTTCTCATTTATGATTTTGTTCCCAATGGTAATTTGCTGCAGTACCTTGATGTGAAGGATGGTGATGGCTGTGTGCTCGAATGGTCCACCAGAGTCTCTATTGTCAAGGGGATTGCCAAAG GTATAGCCTACTTGCATGGGTACAAGGTGAACAAGCCTGCTTTGATTCACCAAAACATTACAGCTCAAAAAGTGCTTTTAGACCAGCGACGCTATCCATTGCTCGCAGATTCTGGTTTGCAGAACCTTCTTACAAATGACATTGTATTCTCAGCCCTCAAGGCCAGTGCTGCAATGGGTTACCTAGCTCCTGAGTATGCAGCAACTGGCCGATTCACTGACAAAAGTGATGTATATGCATTTGGGGTGATTGTTTTCCAAGTTCTCTCAGGGAAGCGAGAAGTTACAAACTTAGTACGTCTAGCAGCTGAGTCTTGCACTTTCCAAGATTACATTGACCCCAATCTGCATGGGAGGTTCGACGAATATGAAGCAGCTAAgcttgcaagaattgcttggctTTGCGCTCATGAATCTCCTATTGAAAGACCATCTATGGAAGCTATTGTTCAAGAGCTGGGTAACTGCAGTAGctgtctttaa
- the LOC110669639 gene encoding hypersensitive-induced response protein 4 — MGNAWCLLCGCVDQASIGIVERWGRFEKLAEPGLHFFNPLAGQCLAGILSTRISSLDVRIETKTKDNVFVQLLCSIQYRVVRENADDAFYELANPKEQIQAYVFDVVRALVPRMTLDELFEQKGEVAKAVLEELEKVMGAYGYSIEHILMVDIVPDASVRKAMNEINAAQRLQLASVYKGEAEKVLQVKKAEADAEAKYLGGVGVAKQRQAITDGLRENILNFSHKVEGTTAKEVMDLIMITQYFDTIKDLGSSSKNTTVFIPHGPGHIRDVGEQIRNGLMEAASAQVNVE, encoded by the exons ATGGGTAACGCCTGGTGTTTATTATGTGGATGCGTGGACCAGGCCAGCATAGGCATCGTCGAGAGGTGGGGTCGCTTCGAGAAATTGGCTGAGCCTGGGCTCCATTTCTTTAATCCGTTGGCTGGTCAGTGTCTCGCCGGTATCCTCTCCACTAGAATTAGCTCCCTCGATGTCCGTATCGAAACCAAGACCAAG GACAATGTCTTTGTGCAATTGTTGTGCTCAATTCAGTATCGAGTAGTAAGGGAAAATGCTGATGATGCATTTTACGAGTTGGCAAACCCCAAAGAGCAGATTCAGGCTTATGTGTTTGATG TGGTTCGAGCTCTTGTTCCAAGAATGACTTTGGATGAACTCTTTGAGCAGAAAGGTGAAGTTGCTAAAGCTGTCTTGGAGGAACTTGAGAAG GTGATGGGAGCTTATGGATATAGCATAGAGCACATTCTGATGGTTGACATTGTACCTGATGCCTCTGTGCGGAAGGCAATGAATGAGATTAATGCAG CCCAGAGGCTTCAGCTTGCTAGTGTATACAAAGGGGAAGCAGAAAAGGTGCTCCAAGTAAAAAAGGCAGAAGCAGATGCCGAAGCCAAGTACCTGGGTGGGGTTGGTGTGGCGAAGCAGAGGCAGGCAATCACAGATGGCTTGAGAGAAAACATATTGAATTTTTCTCACAAGGTGGAGGGAACCACTGCCAAGGAGGTGATGGATCTCATCATGATCACCCAATACTTTGACACAATCAAAGACCTCGGATCCTCATCTAAGAACACTACTGTCTTTATTCCTCACGGTCCTGGTCATATTAGAGATGTTGGTGAGCAAATACGCAATGGGTTGATGGAGGCAGCCAGTGCTCAAGTGAATGTGGAATAG
- the LOC110669662 gene encoding uncharacterized protein LOC110669662, which translates to MGCWSAENATNAYLKTLRMGQRAKEPDVAEFISALAAGNNAQLMVVACASSATSTVLALVAAAYQTGGRVICILRDHKELQMSRHVLGLDACHIEFAIGVAQNLLLTKYSGADFVLIDCNLENHEGILGAVQASRKRNGAVVVGYNAFTKGSWWSSGSKTQLLPMGEGLLVTRIAASAKIGKRSSHWVVKVDKCTGEEHVFRVRFPQGKQIEA; encoded by the exons ATGGGTTGCTGGTCTGCTGAGAATGCTACAAATGCCTACCTCAAAACCTTGAGAATG GGCCAAAGGGCAAAAGAGCCGGATGTAGCTGAGTTCATCTCAGCACTAGCAGCAGGTAATAATGCACAACTAATGGTTGTGGCATGTGCCAGTTCTGCCACTTCCACTGTGCTAGCCCTAGTGGCTGCAGCTTATCAAACAGGTGGTCGTGTCATTTGCATCCTTCGTGATCACAAAGAATTGCAAATGTCCAGACATGTCCTAGGCTTGGATGCCTGTCACATTGAATTTGCTATTGGAGTAGCTCAAAATCTTCTATTAACAAAATATAGTGGAGCAGATTTTGTGCTTATCGATTGTAATCTGGAGAACCATGAAGGGATTCTTGGAGCAGTTCAAGCTAGCAGGAAGCGAAATGGCGCAGTTGTTGTGGGGTATAATGCATTTACCAAAGGATCATGGTGGTCCAGTGGGTCAAAAACCCAGTTGTTGCCTATGGGAGAAGGGTTGTTAGTAACTAGAATAGCCGCAAGTGCGAAGATTGGAAAGAGAAGCAGTCACTGGGTTGTTAAGGTCGATAAATGCACAGGTGAAGAGCACGTCTTCAGGGTCAGATTCCCACAAGGGAAACAAATTGAAGCTTGA